A window from Pongo abelii isolate AG06213 chromosome 6, NHGRI_mPonAbe1-v2.0_pri, whole genome shotgun sequence encodes these proteins:
- the COPS6 gene encoding COP9 signalosome complex subunit 6, with amino-acid sequence MAAAAAAAAAATNGTGGSSGMEVDAAVVPSVMASGVTGSVSVALHPLVILNISDHWIRMRSQEGRPVQVIGALIGKQEGRNIEVMNSFELLSHTVEEKIIIDKEYYYTKEEQFKQVFKELEFLGWYTTGGPPDPSDIHVHKQVCEIIESPLFLKLNPMTKHTDLPVSVFESVIDIINGEATMLFAELTYTLATEEAERIGVDHVARMTATGSGENSTVAEHLIAQHSAIKMLHSRVKLILEYVKASEAGEVPFNHEILREAYALCHCLPVLSTDKFKTDFYDQCNDVGLMAYLGTITKTCNTMNQFVNKFNVLYDRQGIGRRMRGLFF; translated from the exons atggcggcggcggcggcggcggcggctgcagcTACGAACGGGACCGGAGGAAGCAGCGGGATGGAGGTGGATGCAGCAG TAGTCCCCAGCGTGATGGCCTCCGGAGTGACTGGGAGTGTTTCCGTCGCTCTCCATCCCCTTGTCATTCTCAACATCTCAGACCACTGGATCCGCATGCGCTCCCAGGAGGGGCGGCCTGTGCAGG TGATTGGGGCTCTGATTGGCAAGCAGGAGGGCCGAAATATCGAGGTGATGAACTCCTTTGAGCTGCTGTCCCACACCGTGGAAGAGAAGATTATCATTGACAAGGAATATTATTACACCAAGGAGGAGCAGT TTAAACAGGTGTTCAAGGAGCTGGAGTTTCTGGGTTGGTATACCACAGGGGGGCCACCTGACCCCTCGGACATCCACGTCCATAAGCAG GTGTGTGAGATCATCGAGAGCCCCCTCTTTCTGAAGTTGAACCCTATGACCAAGCACACAGAT CTTCCTGTCAGTGTTTTTGAGTCTGTCATCGATATAATCAATGGAGAG GCCACAATGCTGTTTGCTGAGCTGACCTACACTCTGGCCACAGAGGAAGCGGAACGCATTGGTGTAGACCACGTAGCCCGAATGACAGCAACAGGCAGTGGAGAGAACTCCACTG TGGCTGAACACCTGATAGCACAGCACAGCGCCATCAAGATGCTGCACAGCCGCGTCAAGCTCATCTTGGAGTACGTCAAGGCCTCTGAAGCGG GAGAGGTCCCCTTTAATCATGAGATCCTGCGGGAGGCCTATGCTCTGTGTCACTGTCTCCCGGTGCTCAGCACAGACAAGTTCAAGACAGATTTTTATGAT CAATGCAACGACGTGGGGCTCATGGCCTACCTCGGCACCATCACCAAAACGTGCAACACCATGAACCAGTTTGTGAACAAGTTCAACGTCCTCTATGACCGACAAGGCATCGGCAGGCGAATGCGCGGGCTCTTCTTCTGA
- the COPS6 gene encoding COP9 signalosome complex subunit 6 isoform X1: MAAAAAAAAAATNGTGGSSGMEVDAAVPSVMASGVTGSVSVALHPLVILNISDHWIRMRSQEGRPVQVIGALIGKQEGRNIEVMNSFELLSHTVEEKIIIDKEYYYTKEEQFKQVFKELEFLGWYTTGGPPDPSDIHVHKQVCEIIESPLFLKLNPMTKHTDLPVSVFESVIDIINGEATMLFAELTYTLATEEAERIGVDHVARMTATGSGENSTVAEHLIAQHSAIKMLHSRVKLILEYVKASEAGEVPFNHEILREAYALCHCLPVLSTDKFKTDFYDQCNDVGLMAYLGTITKTCNTMNQFVNKFNVLYDRQGIGRRMRGLFF; encoded by the exons atggcggcggcggcggcggcggcggctgcagcTACGAACGGGACCGGAGGAAGCAGCGGGATGGAGGTGGATGCAGCAG TCCCCAGCGTGATGGCCTCCGGAGTGACTGGGAGTGTTTCCGTCGCTCTCCATCCCCTTGTCATTCTCAACATCTCAGACCACTGGATCCGCATGCGCTCCCAGGAGGGGCGGCCTGTGCAGG TGATTGGGGCTCTGATTGGCAAGCAGGAGGGCCGAAATATCGAGGTGATGAACTCCTTTGAGCTGCTGTCCCACACCGTGGAAGAGAAGATTATCATTGACAAGGAATATTATTACACCAAGGAGGAGCAGT TTAAACAGGTGTTCAAGGAGCTGGAGTTTCTGGGTTGGTATACCACAGGGGGGCCACCTGACCCCTCGGACATCCACGTCCATAAGCAG GTGTGTGAGATCATCGAGAGCCCCCTCTTTCTGAAGTTGAACCCTATGACCAAGCACACAGAT CTTCCTGTCAGTGTTTTTGAGTCTGTCATCGATATAATCAATGGAGAG GCCACAATGCTGTTTGCTGAGCTGACCTACACTCTGGCCACAGAGGAAGCGGAACGCATTGGTGTAGACCACGTAGCCCGAATGACAGCAACAGGCAGTGGAGAGAACTCCACTG TGGCTGAACACCTGATAGCACAGCACAGCGCCATCAAGATGCTGCACAGCCGCGTCAAGCTCATCTTGGAGTACGTCAAGGCCTCTGAAGCGG GAGAGGTCCCCTTTAATCATGAGATCCTGCGGGAGGCCTATGCTCTGTGTCACTGTCTCCCGGTGCTCAGCACAGACAAGTTCAAGACAGATTTTTATGAT CAATGCAACGACGTGGGGCTCATGGCCTACCTCGGCACCATCACCAAAACGTGCAACACCATGAACCAGTTTGTGAACAAGTTCAACGTCCTCTATGACCGACAAGGCATCGGCAGGCGAATGCGCGGGCTCTTCTTCTGA
- the MCM7 gene encoding DNA replication licensing factor MCM7 yields MALKDYALEKEKVKKFLEEFYQDDELGKKQFKYGNQLVRLAHREQVALYVDLDDVAEDDPELVDSICENARRYAKLFADAVQELLPQYKEREVVNKDVLDVYIEHRLMMEQRSRDPGMARSPQNQYPAELMRRFELYFQGPSSNKPRVIREVRADSVGKLVTVRGIVTRVSEVKPKMVVATYTCDQCGAETYQPIQSPTFMPLIMCPSQECQTNRSGGRLYLQTRGSKFIKFQEMKMQEHSDQVPVGNIPRSITVLVEGENTRIAQPGDHVSVTGIFLPILRTGFRQVVQGLLSETYLEAHRIVKMNKSEDDESGAGELTREELRQIAEEDFYEKLAASIAPEIYGHEDVKKALLLLLVGGVDQSPRGMKIRGNINICLMGDPGVAKSQLLSYIDRLAPRSQYTTGRGSSGVGLTAAVLRDSVSGELTLEGGALVLADQGVCCIDEFDKMAEADRTAIHEVMEQQTISIAKAGILTTLNARCSILAAANPAYGRYNPRRSLEQNIQLPAALLSRFDLLWLIQDRPDRDNDLRLAQHITYVHQHSRQPPSQFEPLDMKLMRRYIAMCREKQPTVPESLADYITAAYVEMRREAWASKDATYTSARTLLAILRLSTALARLRMVDVVEKEDVNEAIRLMEMSKDSLLGDKGQTARTQRPADVIFATVRELVSGGRSVRFSEAEQRCVSRGFTPTQFQAALDEYEELNVWQVNASRTRITFV; encoded by the exons ATGGCACTGAAGGACTACGCGCTAGAAAAAG AAAAGGTTAAGAAGTTCTTAGAAGAGTTCTACCAGGATGATGAACTTGGGAAGAAGCAGTTCAAGTATGGGAACCAGTTG GTTCGACTGGCTCATCGGGAACAGGTGGCTCTGTATGTGGACCTGGACGACGTAGCCGAGGATGACCCCGAGTTGGTGGACTCAATTTGTGAGAATGCCAGGCGCTACGCGAAGCTCTTTGCCGATGCCGTACAAGAGCTGCTACCTCAGTACAAGGAGAGGGAA GTGGTAAATAAAGATGTTTTGGATGTTTACATTGAGCATCGGCTGATGATGGAGCAGCGGAGTCGGGACCCTGGGATGGCCCGAAGCCCCCAGAACCAGTACCCTGCTGAACTCATGCGCAGATT TGAGCTGTATTTTCAAGGCCCAAGCAGCAACAAGCCTCGTGTGATCCGGGAAGTGCGGGCTGACTCTGTGGGGAAATTGGTGACTGTGCGTGGAATCGTCACTCGTGTCTCTGAAGTCAAACCCAAGATGGTGGTGGCCACTTACACTTGTGACCAGTGTGGGGCAGAGACCTACCAGCCG ATCCAGTCTCCCACTTTCATGCCTCTGATCATGTGCCCAAGCCAGGAGTGCCAAACCAACCGCTCAGGAGGGCGGCTGTATCTGCAGACACGGGGCTCCAAATTCATCAAATTCCAGGAAATGAAGATGCAAGAACAT AGTGATCAAGTGCCTGTGGGAAATATCCCTCGTAGTATCACGGTGCTGGTAGAAGGAGAGAACACAAGGATTGCCCAGCCTGGAGACCACGTCAGCGTCACTGGTATCTTCTTGCCAATCCTGCGCACTGGGTTCCGACAGGTGGTACAG GGTTTACTCTCAGAAACCTACCTGGAAGCCCATCGGATTGTGAAGATGAACAAGAGTGAGGATGATGAGTCTGGGGCTGGAGAGCTCACCAGGGAGGAGCTGAGGCAGATTGCAG AGGAGGATTTCTACGAAAAGCTGGCAGCTTCAATCGCCCCAGAAATATATGGACACGAAGATGTGAAGAAGGCACTGCTGCTCCTGCTAGTGGGGGGTGTAGACCAGTCTCCTCGAGGCATGAAAATCCGGG GCAACATCAACATCTGTCTGATGGGGGATCCTGGTGTGGCCAAGTCTCAGCTCCTGTCGTACATCGATCGGCTGGCCCCCCGCA gCCAGTACACAACAGGCCGGGGCTCCTCGGGAGTGGGGCTTACGGCAGCTGTGCTGAGAGACTCTGTGAGCGGAGAACTGACCTTAGAGGGTGGGGCCCTGGTGTTGGCTGACCAGGGTGTGTGCTGCATTGATGAGTTCGACAAGATGGCCGAGGCCGACCGCACAGCCATCCACGAGGTCATGGAGCAGCAGACCATCTCCATTGCCAAGGCCGGCATTCTCACCACACTCAATGCCCGCTGCTCCATCCTGGCTGCCGCCAACCCTGCCTACGGGCGTTACAACCCTCGCCGCAGCCTGGAGCAGAACATACAGCTGCCTGCTGCACTGCTCTCCCGGTTTGACCTTCTCTGGCTGATTCAGGACCGGCCTGACCGAGACAATGACCTACG GTTGGCCCAGCACATCACCTATGTGCACCAGCACAGCCGGCAGCCCCCCTCCCAGTTTGAACCTCTGGACATGAAGCTCATGAG GCGTTACATAGCCATGTGCCGTGAGAAGCAGCCCACGGTGCCAGAGTCTCTGGCTGACTACATCACAGCAGCATACGTGGAGATGAGGCGAGAGGCTTGGGCTAGTAAGGATGCCACCTATACTTCTGCCCGGACCCTGCTGGCTATTCTGCGCCTTTCCACTGCTCTG GCACGTCTGAGAATGGTGGACGTGGTAGAGAAAGAAGATGTGAATGAAGCCATCAGGCTAATGGAGATGTCAAAGGACTCTCTTCTAGGAGACAAGGGGCAGACAGCTAG GACTCAGAGGCCAGCAGATGTGATATTTGCCACCGTCCGTGAACTGGTCTCAGGGGGCCGAAGTGTCCGGTTCTCTGAGGCAGAGCAGCGCTGCGTATCTCGCGGCTTCACACCCACCCAGTTCCAGGCGGCTCTGGATGAATACGAGGAGCTCAACGTGTGGCAGGTCAATGCTTCCCGGACACGGATCACTTTTGTCTGA